From a single Bacillus pumilus genomic region:
- a CDS encoding C40 family peptidase yields MKWKGMLIGGCALVGLMFMSHSEVSAQTASPLEKAEKLIGTPYHKGGTDPKTGFDASGFIQYVYKTSDAFDLPRKVIDQYQIGAKVSWDKAKPGDLVYFRSLEEKKDIPTHVALYAGDDQVIHITLSQGVVKTDVSKSKYWTNRFYAVKRLPGKQEISDDRLVKDAMKYVGIPYVFGAADPKVGFDCSGFLQYVFEKSLGIYLPRSAEQQWMVGEKVALADIRPGDFVFFSNTYKPGISHVGMYIGGGRFIHASRSESVTISYLSESYWREKWTGAKRLTELKLAKEDPIVSKAATYIGEVPYVKGGTNPEKGFDTAGFTQYVYRKVLGIELPRYASGQVKAGTTVKRSELKPGDLVFFSGTSLMPAIYAGSNQVIHVTVSKGVVITNMKTSTYWKDKYETAVRIKK; encoded by the coding sequence TTGAAATGGAAAGGAATGTTGATTGGCGGGTGTGCGCTCGTAGGTTTGATGTTCATGTCTCATTCAGAAGTATCTGCTCAAACAGCGTCTCCTTTGGAGAAAGCGGAAAAGCTGATTGGAACGCCTTATCATAAAGGGGGAACTGATCCAAAAACAGGCTTTGATGCATCTGGCTTTATTCAATATGTGTACAAGACGTCAGATGCATTTGATTTGCCGCGGAAGGTAATCGACCAGTATCAGATTGGAGCAAAGGTATCATGGGACAAAGCCAAGCCCGGTGACCTTGTGTATTTCCGCAGCCTTGAAGAAAAAAAGGATATCCCCACACATGTTGCATTGTACGCTGGGGACGATCAGGTCATCCATATCACGCTTAGTCAAGGGGTGGTGAAAACAGATGTCAGCAAAAGTAAATACTGGACGAACCGGTTTTATGCAGTCAAACGACTGCCTGGCAAGCAGGAAATTTCTGATGATCGCCTAGTGAAAGATGCAATGAAATATGTAGGGATTCCATATGTATTTGGTGCAGCGGACCCAAAGGTTGGGTTTGATTGTTCAGGCTTTTTACAATATGTATTTGAAAAATCACTAGGGATTTATTTACCTCGAAGTGCTGAACAGCAGTGGATGGTTGGAGAAAAAGTGGCATTAGCGGATATACGTCCAGGGGATTTTGTCTTTTTTAGCAACACATATAAGCCAGGCATTTCTCATGTAGGGATGTATATTGGGGGCGGCCGCTTTATTCATGCGAGCCGTTCGGAGAGTGTCACGATTTCTTATTTGTCCGAGTCGTATTGGCGTGAGAAATGGACAGGTGCGAAACGATTAACAGAGCTGAAATTAGCAAAAGAAGACCCGATTGTCTCAAAAGCCGCTACGTATATTGGTGAAGTTCCTTATGTCAAAGGCGGTACGAATCCAGAAAAGGGCTTTGACACAGCAGGGTTTACACAGTACGTGTATCGGAAAGTACTTGGCATTGAACTGCCTCGCTATGCGTCAGGTCAAGTCAAGGCAGGTACGACTGTGAAACGTTCGGAGCTGAAGCCAGGAGATCTCGTTTTCTTTAGTGGCACGTCATTAATGCCGGCGATTTATGCAGGATCAAATCAAGTCATTCATGTGACCGTATCAAAGGGTGTCGTTATCACCAATATGAAAACAAGTACGTACTGGAAGGATAAGTATGAGACGGCTGTTAGAATCAAAAAATAA
- a CDS encoding CapA family protein — translation MNKKLSFQEKLLKITKNQKKKTNKHVLIALPIVIACTFLFTFIGKAQVPTVQKNPENILTASFVGDIMFGRNVEKVTDRYGKQHLFRYAKPYFDVSDYVTGNFEHPVASDQEQAAQKNIHLKTDEDSVKALKDLNFSVLNFANNHAADFGEKGLNKTIDSFEHADMDYTGAGRNLQDAKQNISYKEVNGVKIATLGFTDVYGKDFKATNRQAGILPADPSIFIPMISQAAEKADVVVVHAHWGQEYNNEVNDRQRELARAMSKAGADIIIGAHPHVLEPMEVYNGTAIFYSLGNFIFDQGWSRTRDSALVQYHLNEDGKATFEVVPMYIKEATPAPVKAGSLESKSIIRMLTNGTNADWKEKDGHIFFEVDHADKVKNLKENGGKEKK, via the coding sequence ATGAATAAAAAATTAAGCTTTCAGGAAAAGCTGCTGAAAATCACAAAGAACCAAAAGAAAAAGACGAATAAACACGTACTGATTGCTTTACCGATCGTCATCGCTTGTACATTTCTATTTACGTTTATCGGGAAAGCACAAGTGCCAACTGTACAAAAGAATCCAGAAAACATCCTGACCGCTTCGTTTGTCGGTGACATTATGTTTGGAAGAAACGTAGAAAAAGTAACAGACCGCTATGGAAAACAGCATCTCTTTCGCTATGCCAAGCCATATTTTGATGTATCAGATTATGTAACAGGTAACTTTGAGCATCCAGTCGCATCAGATCAGGAACAAGCGGCGCAAAAGAATATTCATTTGAAAACAGATGAGGACTCTGTTAAAGCGCTGAAAGATTTGAATTTCTCAGTATTAAACTTTGCGAATAACCATGCGGCAGACTTTGGTGAAAAAGGGCTAAACAAAACGATCGATTCCTTTGAACATGCTGATATGGATTATACAGGTGCAGGCCGTAACCTTCAGGATGCGAAGCAGAACATTTCGTACAAAGAAGTAAATGGTGTCAAAATCGCTACACTTGGTTTTACAGATGTGTATGGGAAAGATTTTAAAGCAACGAATCGCCAGGCAGGTATCTTGCCAGCCGATCCTTCTATCTTTATTCCGATGATTTCGCAGGCTGCTGAAAAGGCAGATGTCGTCGTTGTACATGCTCACTGGGGACAGGAGTATAACAATGAAGTAAACGATAGACAAAGAGAATTGGCAAGAGCGATGTCAAAGGCTGGTGCAGATATCATTATCGGTGCTCATCCGCACGTTCTTGAGCCAATGGAAGTCTATAATGGCACGGCGATCTTCTATAGTTTAGGGAACTTTATTTTTGACCAAGGGTGGTCAAGAACACGTGATTCTGCACTTGTTCAGTATCATCTGAATGAAGATGGAAAAGCGACATTTGAAGTTGTCCCAATGTACATCAAGGAAGCAACACCTGCTCCGGTAAAAGCAGGATCACTAGAATCAAAATCCATTATCCGTATGCTGACAAATGGAACAAATGCGGATTGGAAAGAAAAAGATGGACACATTTTCTTTGAAGTAGATCACGCTGATAAAGTTAAAAACTTAAAAGAAAACGGAGGGAAAGAGAAGAAATGA
- the pgsC gene encoding poly-gamma-glutamate biosynthesis protein PgsC — translation MFGSDLYISLILGVLLSLIFAEKTGIVPAGLVVPGYLALVFNQPVFILVVLSVSLLTYVIVRFGLSKFMILYGRRKFAAMLITGIALKLIFDFFYPVVPFEIAEFRGIGIIVPGLIANTIQKQGLTITLGSTLLLSGATFAIMYVYYLF, via the coding sequence ATGTTCGGATCAGATCTTTATATCTCGTTAATTTTAGGTGTTCTACTTAGTTTAATCTTTGCAGAAAAAACAGGAATCGTACCAGCTGGACTTGTTGTCCCAGGTTATCTAGCGCTTGTATTTAACCAGCCAGTCTTTATTTTAGTCGTTTTATCTGTCAGCTTGCTCACGTATGTCATCGTTCGCTTTGGTCTATCAAAATTTATGATTTTATATGGACGCAGAAAGTTTGCTGCGATGCTGATTACAGGGATTGCCTTAAAGCTGATATTTGATTTCTTCTATCCAGTGGTCCCATTTGAAATAGCCGAATTCCGCGGAATTGGTATCATCGTTCCTGGATTGATTGCGAATACGATTCAAAAGCAAGGTCTTACGATTACCCTTGGAAGCACGTTACTTCTAAGTGGTGCAACATTTGCCATCATGTATGTTTACTATCTATTTTAA
- the pgsB gene encoding poly-gamma-glutamate synthase PgsB: MWLIVIACVIMLGIGFIEKKRHQKNIDALPVRVNINGIRGKSTVTRLTTGILMEAGYKTVGKTTGTDARMIYWDTPEEKPIKRKPQGPNIGEQKEVMRETVERGANAIVSECMAVNPDYQIIFQEELLQANIGVIVNVLEDHMDVMGPTLDEIAEAFTATIPYNGHLVITDSEYTDFFKEIAKKRNTEVIVADNSKISDEYLRKFEYMVFPDNASLALGVAQALGIDEDTAFRGMLNAPPDPGAMRILPLMDAKTPGHFVNGFAANDASSTLNIWKRVKEIGYPTDEPIIIMNCRADRVDRTIQFAEDVLPYIEASDLVLIGETTDPIVKAYEDGKIPADHLHNLEYQSTEEIMNMLEKKLHNRVVYGVGNIHGAAEPLIEKIQEYKIKQLVS; this comes from the coding sequence ATGTGGTTAATCGTTATAGCCTGTGTCATCATGTTAGGGATTGGCTTTATTGAAAAGAAGCGTCATCAGAAAAATATCGATGCCCTGCCGGTGCGCGTCAATATTAATGGTATTCGCGGAAAGTCTACCGTCACAAGATTGACAACCGGTATCTTAATGGAGGCAGGTTATAAAACTGTCGGAAAAACAACGGGAACGGATGCAAGAATGATTTATTGGGATACGCCAGAGGAGAAGCCGATTAAAAGGAAACCGCAAGGACCGAATATCGGTGAGCAGAAGGAAGTTATGAGAGAAACCGTTGAAAGAGGAGCAAATGCCATCGTCAGTGAGTGTATGGCAGTAAATCCAGATTACCAAATTATCTTTCAGGAAGAGCTGCTTCAAGCAAATATTGGCGTGATCGTAAACGTTCTTGAAGATCATATGGACGTCATGGGGCCGACACTTGATGAAATAGCAGAAGCCTTTACAGCGACAATTCCTTATAATGGACACTTGGTTATTACGGATAGTGAATATACGGATTTCTTTAAAGAGATTGCGAAAAAACGCAACACAGAAGTCATTGTTGCAGATAATTCCAAGATTTCCGATGAGTATTTACGGAAATTTGAGTACATGGTTTTCCCAGACAATGCCTCACTTGCACTTGGTGTTGCGCAGGCATTAGGGATTGATGAAGATACGGCATTCAGAGGAATGTTAAATGCGCCGCCTGATCCAGGAGCGATGAGAATTCTTCCATTAATGGACGCGAAGACACCTGGACACTTTGTAAATGGTTTTGCGGCAAACGACGCATCATCTACATTGAACATTTGGAAGCGCGTGAAAGAAATTGGATATCCAACAGATGAACCGATTATTATCATGAACTGCCGTGCGGATCGTGTAGATAGAACGATCCAGTTTGCGGAGGATGTACTTCCTTATATTGAAGCAAGTGACCTTGTCTTGATTGGTGAAACAACAGATCCAATTGTAAAGGCATATGAGGATGGAAAAATTCCGGCTGACCACTTACACAACCTTGAATATCAATCTACAGAAGAAATTATGAACATGCTTGAGAAAAAGCTTCATAATCGAGTGGTTTATGGAGTCGGCAATATTCATGGTGCCGCTGAACCGTTAATCGAAAAAATTCAAGAATACAAAATTAAGCAGCTTGTCAGCTAG
- a CDS encoding spore germination protein has product MPNTNEQTRLHFLSGSFEEKIRILKKTFQQSGDFEYRELMVNETKSVLFFIKTRIDESKLNDFIIGNLLGNPGKQDYTKSLSTLETGDLTLITDSIIAGSIAFLEENSSQFKLFTVGQPPLRSISEPSSESIIAGAHDGFVESLDTNLHLLRSHLNDRKLAIQYHKVGTKSETKLATIYISDIANLEKVEEVNRRISSIKVDTLLSPGSVVEAIEDDSFSIFPQLIDTERPDKVRSAILEGRIVVLMDGSPMAIILPITFFSFFQSPDDYNSRWIPATFIRVLRYLACIIAVILPSFYIAVIGFHYEVVPDELAITMKNSIIGIPFPPLIEAMLMEITIELIREAGVRLPKPIGQTIGIVGGLVIGDAVVKAGLISNVLIVVVAVTAVASFVLPSFEMTSTIRMLRFPLMFMASMFGFIGISFGLAIVLMNLCRLESLGVPYLSPVAPFNWQDLKDTVIRLPMWMYKQRPIYLNPQKKKQIEQLRGWEKKHEK; this is encoded by the coding sequence ATGCCAAACACCAATGAACAAACACGCTTGCACTTTCTATCAGGAAGCTTCGAGGAAAAAATTCGGATTCTGAAAAAGACATTTCAGCAAAGCGGAGATTTTGAATATCGAGAGTTAATGGTGAATGAAACAAAATCTGTCTTGTTTTTTATTAAGACAAGGATAGATGAAAGTAAATTAAATGATTTCATTATCGGCAACTTATTAGGCAATCCTGGAAAGCAGGATTATACAAAGTCTCTTAGTACTCTCGAAACTGGTGACTTGACGCTAATTACAGACAGTATCATTGCAGGCAGCATTGCCTTTCTTGAAGAAAATTCCTCACAGTTTAAATTATTTACCGTTGGGCAGCCTCCGCTGCGCTCTATTTCTGAGCCTTCTTCAGAAAGTATTATTGCGGGCGCACATGATGGATTTGTGGAAAGCTTGGATACGAATTTACATTTACTGCGTTCTCACTTAAATGATCGGAAACTCGCCATCCAGTACCATAAGGTCGGTACAAAATCGGAAACAAAGCTTGCCACAATTTATATTTCCGATATTGCCAATCTAGAAAAGGTAGAAGAAGTGAACAGACGGATTTCTTCTATTAAAGTAGACACACTGCTCAGTCCTGGGTCTGTCGTTGAAGCAATTGAGGATGATTCATTTTCTATTTTTCCGCAGCTGATTGACACTGAACGTCCTGATAAAGTCAGGTCTGCGATCCTTGAAGGCAGAATTGTTGTGCTGATGGATGGCAGTCCAATGGCCATCATTCTACCTATCACGTTCTTTAGTTTCTTTCAATCACCAGATGATTATAATAGTCGCTGGATTCCAGCTACATTTATCCGTGTTTTGCGTTATCTTGCCTGTATCATCGCAGTCATACTGCCATCTTTTTATATCGCAGTCATTGGGTTTCATTATGAGGTGGTTCCCGATGAGCTCGCCATCACCATGAAGAACTCTATTATTGGGATTCCCTTCCCTCCTTTAATAGAAGCCATGCTGATGGAAATTACCATTGAACTCATACGGGAAGCCGGGGTGCGTCTGCCAAAACCCATCGGGCAGACTATTGGGATCGTAGGCGGTTTGGTCATTGGAGATGCGGTAGTAAAAGCAGGACTCATTTCGAATGTTCTTATCGTTGTGGTCGCCGTGACCGCTGTTGCTTCCTTTGTTCTTCCTTCGTTTGAAATGACGTCTACCATCAGGATGCTGCGTTTCCCGCTCATGTTCATGGCTTCTATGTTTGGCTTTATTGGCATTTCATTTGGACTAGCCATTGTCCTCATGAATTTATGCCGCCTAGAATCACTAGGTGTACCGTACTTATCACCAGTTGCTCCCTTTAACTGGCAGGATTTAAAAGATACTGTGATACGACTGCCTATGTGGATGTACAAACAGCGCCCTA